The nucleotide window CGGACCGGTCTGCGCCACCGATTGTTTGGATCCGCGTCCCGTATGCTCTGTTTTCTCTTCAAAAATAGCCGCTGCCGGTCCGATATTAGGTATATAGTCTGATAGGAGAAAGGCAGGATATACATGAGGAAGACTTATCGATCGATAGCAACGGCTGTCCTGCTCGGATGGACGTTGGCCTTCGGAGCGGTTGTGCCGCAAGCGGCAGCCGCGTATTCGACTGTGGCCGAAAACAACGGCTTCAAGGCTATTTATAACGACGACCGCACCGTCACGGTGGAAGGAACCGCCCCCGGCTATGCGGGTCAAACGATCCGGGTCCAGATCGACGACGCCGGCATCGGCCAAAAAATAAACGTGTATGACGCCCATGTTGCGGCGGACGGCACGTTTCGGATCACGACGGAGCCCCTGTTCGCGGACGCGGTAAACGTGTTCGTCAAATTAAAAGATGCCACTTACTTTCTCGGCGTGCGCTTCTCGGGCAACCTGTCCGAGAAGCCCGAGAGCCGGACGATCGTCAAGCTGGCCCCCGACGATCCGGAGCTCGCCTCCACGGTCGGCGATGAAGGCTTGCCGGTCCTCAAAGCCAAGTGGGATCAATACAAGCCCGTCTACGATTACAGCCGGAGCTTGTATGCGGAGGCTCCTCTGCTGGCCACCCCTTACGCTCCCGGCAGGCTTCAAGATCAGGTGCTGAAGGATGCGCTCCATATGACGAAGTTCGCGCGCTATTTGGCCGGAACATCGGAAGAGATCGCCTTGAACGATGCGTTGAACAGCTCCGCCCATCATAAAGTCGTCGTGCTGGAGAAGGCTTATCACCCGGCCAATCCGCACCGTCCGGATCGGCCGTCGGACATGAGCAGCGACTTCTATGAGCGTGCCGAGCCTCGAATCGGGATCAAATGGTACGAGAATCTCCATTTCGGCTATAAGCCTATGGATGCGGTCGTTTCCTTCATGGACGACCGAGGCGCCGACAACCGTTATTCCGTCGGACACCGGACGGCGATCCTGGACCCCGATATCACCGGCGTCGGTTTCGGTTATACGGACAAGTATACGATTATGCACCTGAGCGCGGACAATAGCGGCTCCTGGAAGGCGAAGCAAGACTACATCGCTTGGCCGGCCGCCGGCAACTTCCCGACGCTGTTCTCGAACTTCGAGATGTTCTCGGTCGCGCTGAATCCGGACAAATACAAGAAAATCGATCCCGAGAAGCTCCGGATCGAGGTGCTGAACAAAGGCCAAGCCACGAAATGGCTGCTTTACGACACCGCCCAATCCAAAAGCGATGCCGGCTCCCTCTATATATCGAGCAGCAGCTACGCCGGCGGCGAGGCGCAGCTCCTGACATTCGGCACCCCCTACCTGCGGATTCAAGCGGGGGATGAAGTCCGCGTGCGGATCAGCGGACTCCAGGACGCCGCCGGCAACGAGACGTCGATCGAATATACGACGCGGTTTGTCGATCTGGAGCCTGGCAACTCCACCGGCAACGAAGGACAGACCGGCGGGACGACCGGTAAAGGAACGGAAGAGCAAAACGGCGGCGGACAGTCCGACAAACCGCTTGAGGATCTTCCGATCGCGAAGTTTAGCGATATCGGCGGCCATTGGGCCCGGGAGGCGATCGCATGGGGCGTGAACCTGGGCATCGTTCAAGGCTACGACGACGGGACGTTCAGGCCCGACCGGCCGGTCAGCGAAGCGGAGTTCCTGGCCTTGTTCTACCGGCCGCGCGTCGATCCGGCGATGATCGACACGTATGCCGGCTTTACCGGCAGGTGGGATGACCGGCTGTACGAGTTCGCCCAATTGTACAACGTGCCCGTGCTTGGCGCCGACGACCTGCCCGCCCGCGATCGTCCGATCACCCGCGCGCGCGTGGCGGAAATCATCGCAGCGGCCGACGGCGTGAACTTCTCCGGCGACGACGCGATCCGCTACTTGTTGGGCAAAGGCTACGCCGAAGGCAAATCGGCCAATACGGTAGCGGGCTTCCAGGGCGGCGACACGCTGACCCGCGCCGAGGCGCTGACCTTCAGCCATCGGCTGCGCGAAACCATCCGCAACGTTCAGAAGCGTCCGGCCGTGCCGACCCCGGTGTCGGAGCTTCCGAAGCTGCCTTGAATAAAAACGGCGTCTTGTCCTTGATTCCGAGGGCGAGACGCCGTCTTTTAT belongs to Paenibacillus thermoaerophilus and includes:
- a CDS encoding S-layer homology domain-containing protein; the protein is MRKTYRSIATAVLLGWTLAFGAVVPQAAAAYSTVAENNGFKAIYNDDRTVTVEGTAPGYAGQTIRVQIDDAGIGQKINVYDAHVAADGTFRITTEPLFADAVNVFVKLKDATYFLGVRFSGNLSEKPESRTIVKLAPDDPELASTVGDEGLPVLKAKWDQYKPVYDYSRSLYAEAPLLATPYAPGRLQDQVLKDALHMTKFARYLAGTSEEIALNDALNSSAHHKVVVLEKAYHPANPHRPDRPSDMSSDFYERAEPRIGIKWYENLHFGYKPMDAVVSFMDDRGADNRYSVGHRTAILDPDITGVGFGYTDKYTIMHLSADNSGSWKAKQDYIAWPAAGNFPTLFSNFEMFSVALNPDKYKKIDPEKLRIEVLNKGQATKWLLYDTAQSKSDAGSLYISSSSYAGGEAQLLTFGTPYLRIQAGDEVRVRISGLQDAAGNETSIEYTTRFVDLEPGNSTGNEGQTGGTTGKGTEEQNGGGQSDKPLEDLPIAKFSDIGGHWAREAIAWGVNLGIVQGYDDGTFRPDRPVSEAEFLALFYRPRVDPAMIDTYAGFTGRWDDRLYEFAQLYNVPVLGADDLPARDRPITRARVAEIIAAADGVNFSGDDAIRYLLGKGYAEGKSANTVAGFQGGDTLTRAEALTFSHRLRETIRNVQKRPAVPTPVSELPKLP